A stretch of the Channa argus isolate prfri chromosome 9, Channa argus male v1.0, whole genome shotgun sequence genome encodes the following:
- the LOC137132812 gene encoding trace amine-associated receptor 8b-like, whose amino-acid sequence MEDQDRAELCFPQLLNTSCRKPKISQSDVVLMYLTFFISVFTVVLNLLVIISVSHFRQLRTPTNLLLLSLAVSDSLFGLMTLVEAQRQTTCWLLGDRMCSLHVYVSSICFCASVGDMLLISVDRYVAICDPLHYSTRVTVTRVKMCIYMCWICSAIYYGVTIKDTLAQPGMYNSCDGQCVISMDYIAGVFDLVLSFIAPITVIIILYLRVFMTAVSQARAMRSHVAAVTLQHSGTVMTKKSELKAARTLGVVIVVFLISFCPYYCLSLTLHGTDLPATSGVFMLCISPCLNPVIYALFYPWFRKAI is encoded by the exons atggaggaccaggacagagcagagctctgctttccacaactcctcaatacttcctgcaggaaaccaaagatCAGTCAGTCTGATGTTGTCCTCATGTATTTGACATTCTTTATCTCTGTGTTCACTGTGgttctcaacctgctcgtcatcatctcagtctcccacttcag gcagctgcgcacacccaccaacctcctcctcctctctctggctgtgtcagactCCCTCTTTGGGCTTATGACACTAGTAGAAGCTCAGAGACAAACAACGTGTTGGTTACTTGGTGATCGAATGTGTTCTCTACATGTTTATGTGAGCTCGATCTGTTTCTGTGCCTCAGTAGGCGACATGTTGCTCATATCCGTCGAccgctatgtggctatttgtgaccctctgcattattccaccagagtcactgtgacaagagttaaaatgtgtatttatatgtgtTGGATCTGTTCTGCTATCTACTACGGAGTCACTATAAAAGATACTCTGGCTCAACCAGGTATGTATAATTCCTGCGATGGACAATGTGTGATTTCAATGGACTATATTGCAGGAGTTTTTGatcttgttttgtcatttattgctccaatcactgtgatcataattctgtatctgagagtgtttatgacggctgtgtctcaggctcgtgccatgcgctctcatgttgcagccgtcacactccagcattcagggactgtaatgactaagaaatctgagctgaaagcagccaggactctgggtgttgttatagttgtgtttttaataagtttCTGCCCTTATTACTGTCTCTCTCTTACACTACATGGCACAGATTTACCTGCAACCTCTGGTGTCTTTATGTTGTGTATCAGtccctgtctgaaccctgtgatctacgccttgttctacccctggtttagaaaagctatc